Proteins from a genomic interval of Clostridium sp. AN503:
- a CDS encoding helix-turn-helix transcriptional regulator, protein MYQDERKFDFHGLGLALKKAREERGWTQAYVAELVGKTDRTIMNIENKGQHPSFNLFFKLVTMFDISVDQFFYKENQRSGESCRKHIDVMLNAMNEKELVVMEATAEGLKKARETEVQE, encoded by the coding sequence ATGTACCAAGACGAGAGAAAGTTTGACTTTCATGGCTTAGGGCTGGCTCTCAAAAAGGCCCGTGAGGAACGGGGCTGGACGCAAGCCTATGTTGCGGAATTGGTTGGAAAAACTGACCGCACGATTATGAATATTGAGAACAAGGGGCAACACCCCAGTTTTAATCTGTTCTTCAAGCTCGTTACCATGTTTGATATTTCCGTAGACCAGTTTTTCTACAAGGAAAATCAGCGGAGCGGGGAAAGTTGCCGTAAGCACATTGATGTTATGCTCAATGCGATGAATGAGAAGGAGCTTGTTGTCATGGAGGCCACAGCCGAAGGGCTGAAAAAAGCAAGGGAAACGGAGGTTCAGGAGTAA
- a CDS encoding TetR/AcrR family transcriptional regulator: MSYQKKQTGSADNKACRPKAKNSPRRVRVTKEPEERRLEIIETALELFSEKGYEDTTIQDIVERMNVSPGLCYKYFRSKTEIFAATSEYYAMKAVEQIKVPTSEDTPAIEKLSLFIQRIFEYVMKHKEFEANYHEETEIRASRLDHVAEQMVDIMCPIVEQGVREGVFNCGDVPNTTKFLVFGLIHTFHAEIPDENAGDYIVTFHSFMKDIFSSVLKISEWNNE, from the coding sequence ATGTCATATCAAAAAAAACAAACAGGTTCCGCAGATAATAAAGCCTGTCGTCCTAAAGCCAAGAATAGTCCACGCCGTGTTAGAGTAACAAAAGAGCCCGAAGAACGCCGACTGGAAATCATCGAAACTGCATTAGAGCTTTTTTCGGAAAAGGGGTATGAAGATACGACAATTCAAGATATTGTCGAAAGAATGAATGTGTCTCCGGGCCTATGCTATAAATACTTTCGTTCAAAAACTGAAATTTTTGCAGCTACATCAGAATACTATGCTATGAAAGCAGTAGAACAAATCAAGGTTCCTACATCTGAGGACACCCCTGCGATAGAGAAACTTTCACTATTTATTCAACGTATATTTGAATATGTTATGAAGCATAAAGAATTTGAAGCAAACTATCATGAAGAAACAGAGATACGAGCCAGCAGATTAGATCATGTGGCTGAACAGATGGTTGATATTATGTGTCCTATTGTTGAGCAGGGGGTTAGAGAAGGTGTTTTTAATTGTGGAGATGTTCCGAACACCACAAAATTCTTAGTGTTTGGTTTAATACACACTTTTCATGCTGAAATACCTGACGAAAACGCTGGGGATTATATTGTAACATTTCATAGTTTTATGAAAGATATTTTTTCGAGTGTATTGAAAATTTCAGAGTGGAACAATGAATAA
- a CDS encoding metal-dependent transcriptional regulator, which produces MVILHKSGENYLKTIYLLHQKYGIVRECDIAESMGFSKASVCHMIKRLSEQGYLTVKKNDVQLSPAGTEMAEIIYRRFLIIRYFLINVLEIDRAIAENEACEIEHIISEDTVSALSNLLIKKGVTSYDLLTSQTVHKRLQ; this is translated from the coding sequence ATGGTTATATTACATAAATCAGGCGAAAATTATTTGAAAACTATTTACCTGCTTCATCAAAAATATGGAATAGTACGTGAATGTGATATTGCCGAAAGCATGGGGTTTTCTAAAGCAAGCGTTTGTCATATGATAAAAAGGCTTTCAGAGCAGGGTTATCTAACGGTTAAGAAAAATGATGTTCAATTAAGCCCCGCTGGTACAGAAATGGCTGAGATAATATATCGGAGATTTCTAATAATTCGTTACTTTTTGATAAATGTGCTGGAGATTGATAGGGCCATTGCAGAAAATGAAGCCTGTGAGATTGAACATATCATTAGCGAAGATACAGTGTCAGCGCTAAGTAACTTACTTATCAAGAAAGGAGTGACTTCTTATGATTTACTTACTAGCCAAACTGTTCATAAAAGATTACAATAA
- a CDS encoding cation diffusion facilitator family transporter, producing the protein MIYLLAKLFIKDYNNFSSPNVKQAYAKLCSVLGIVINTILFLIKLLCGSISGSTAIVADGFNNLADVATSIATYLGFILACIGAGNHHPFGHGRYEWLMSIFSSLAVMGMGITLANNSIQVIHNPKTVEFGLLTCIILICSILAKFYMFLYNNRISKRVNSMAMKATATDSISDMVSTTAILFSLTFQTLTGLAIDGWCGLLVSAFIIFSGFKSTAETMERFLGQSPDKATIDMILSFIKKYPEIHSISNLVIHDYGLGHFVISMHIEGTDKNSLLELDYIAHEIAYHLYYELNCDSAIQVDILDVSEETTAIITTTVNKVLSAMEPPATLNDFRVVYAKDFLDISLIIGVSRRQQKSSRKSGKLLKEPFPVQIQNIGL; encoded by the coding sequence ATGATTTACTTACTAGCCAAACTGTTCATAAAAGATTACAATAACTTTTCTTCTCCAAATGTAAAACAAGCATATGCAAAATTATGTAGTGTCTTAGGAATTGTGATAAACACTATTCTGTTTCTGATAAAACTCCTTTGCGGTTCCATTAGTGGTTCAACAGCGATTGTGGCTGATGGTTTTAATAACCTTGCAGATGTAGCAACTTCGATTGCTACTTATCTGGGCTTTATATTAGCGTGTATTGGAGCTGGAAATCATCACCCATTCGGCCATGGACGTTATGAATGGCTTATGAGCATATTTTCAAGTCTTGCAGTAATGGGAATGGGCATTACTCTGGCAAATAACTCAATACAGGTTATCCACAATCCGAAGACGGTAGAATTTGGCCTTTTAACTTGTATAATTCTTATTTGTTCTATCTTAGCTAAGTTCTATATGTTTTTATACAATAATCGAATTTCTAAAAGAGTTAATTCGATGGCTATGAAAGCTACTGCGACAGACAGTATTAGCGATATGGTTTCCACTACTGCCATTTTGTTTTCATTAACATTTCAAACGTTGACTGGGCTAGCGATTGATGGTTGGTGTGGCCTTCTCGTATCAGCGTTTATAATTTTTTCGGGTTTCAAGTCAACAGCAGAAACTATGGAAAGATTTTTAGGACAGTCTCCTGATAAAGCGACTATTGATATGATTTTATCATTTATAAAGAAATATCCAGAAATACACAGCATTAGTAATTTAGTAATTCATGATTATGGATTAGGACATTTTGTAATTTCAATGCACATTGAAGGAACCGATAAAAATTCTCTTTTGGAGCTTGATTATATAGCACATGAAATTGCCTATCATCTGTATTATGAATTAAATTGCGATTCTGCCATTCAAGTTGATATTTTAGATGTTTCCGAGGAAACAACAGCAATCATCACAACAACAGTCAACAAGGTTCTATCCGCGATGGAGCCGCCTGCTACTCTTAATGACTTTAGGGTTGTTTATGCAAAAGATTTTTTAGATATATCGCTCATAATTGGCGTTTCCAGACGCCAGCAAAAAAGCAGCAGGAAATCCGGCAAGCTCTTGAAAGAGCCCTTTCCTGTGCAAATACAAAATATAGGGTTGTAA
- a CDS encoding MATE family efflux transporter translates to MNSEERVTMLREAPIPQVLLKMGLPTMVGMLVTGIYSLVDAYFVGALGTSQMGAVSITFPLGQAIVGLAVLFGGGAASYLSRLLGANDRKQANHVASTALYSGLIVAAIAIAGIVIFIKPLLYALGATNTIYPYAREYGLIYVISSIFNIFNVTMNNISSSEGAAKVSMTAMLMGAGLNVIFDPIFIYGLHMGIAGAAIATGLAQGITTLMYLTYILRRKSVFSFALKDFQFDIKIYKEIFKVGIPTLAFQLATSIAMGFTNGAAKAYGDSAIAAMGIVSRVITMGMYAVSGFAKGFMPIAGYNYGANQFERVQKATKTGLLWTSAFCVVFAILMLIFAPYIVSAFTADDMQVIEIGSFALRINSIMFIGMGVDAIYSMLSLALGKSTGGWLLSIGRQGIFFIPVIMLLPSFCGLNGVIFAQPIADLLTLICMIVLATKINAEIKNSKAQLATS, encoded by the coding sequence ATGAACAGTGAAGAACGTGTCACAATGTTGCGGGAGGCCCCAATTCCGCAAGTATTATTAAAAATGGGGTTGCCAACAATGGTTGGAATGTTAGTAACAGGAATTTATAGTCTTGTTGATGCCTATTTTGTAGGAGCCCTTGGGACAAGCCAAATGGGTGCTGTTTCCATTACTTTCCCATTAGGACAAGCGATTGTTGGATTAGCTGTCCTTTTTGGAGGCGGCGCGGCTTCTTATTTATCAAGGTTATTAGGTGCTAATGATAGGAAACAGGCAAACCATGTAGCCTCTACTGCGTTATATTCAGGGTTAATTGTGGCGGCGATTGCAATAGCTGGTATCGTCATATTTATTAAGCCTCTTCTATATGCCCTTGGTGCAACAAATACTATTTATCCCTATGCACGGGAATACGGATTGATTTATGTAATCAGCTCTATTTTTAATATTTTTAATGTAACCATGAACAATATATCCTCTAGTGAAGGAGCCGCAAAAGTATCTATGACTGCAATGCTCATGGGTGCTGGTTTGAATGTGATTTTTGATCCTATATTTATATATGGATTACATATGGGGATTGCTGGGGCGGCGATTGCAACAGGTCTAGCACAGGGAATTACTACCCTCATGTATTTAACCTATATTTTAAGAAGAAAAAGTGTTTTTAGTTTTGCATTAAAGGATTTTCAATTTGATATTAAAATCTACAAAGAAATATTTAAGGTTGGTATCCCAACGTTAGCATTTCAGTTAGCAACTAGCATTGCAATGGGATTTACGAATGGAGCCGCAAAAGCATATGGCGATTCTGCTATTGCGGCAATGGGAATTGTAAGTAGAGTTATAACAATGGGAATGTATGCGGTGTCTGGATTTGCAAAAGGCTTTATGCCAATAGCCGGGTATAATTATGGGGCCAATCAATTTGAGCGGGTACAAAAAGCCACCAAAACAGGTTTATTATGGACGAGTGCCTTTTGTGTTGTATTTGCAATACTAATGTTAATATTTGCTCCTTATATAGTATCGGCGTTTACGGCAGATGATATGCAGGTGATTGAAATAGGATCATTTGCATTGAGAATAAACAGCATTATGTTTATCGGAATGGGAGTGGACGCTATTTACTCTATGCTTTCACTTGCCCTTGGAAAATCCACAGGCGGATGGTTACTTAGTATCGGACGCCAAGGGATATTCTTCATTCCTGTCATTATGCTTTTACCCTCATTTTGTGGTTTGAATGGTGTGATTTTTGCACAACCTATCGCTGATTTATTAACATTGATTTGCATGATTGTCCTTGCAACTAAAATCAATGCTGAAATTAAAAATAGTAAAGCGCAGTTAGCAACCTCTTAA
- a CDS encoding sigma-70 family RNA polymerase sigma factor, translating into MTTINLRDYYPFYTHDCFIDVPDEVAELFKEFDRKEAAYRLRTYRHKAYYSLDRNDGIEHEALFVSLSPHELYERKISMQELHAAISSLPDKQAKRVYAHFILGMSQTEIAKAEGVSKMAVSYSIERALKSMEKFLKNSLD; encoded by the coding sequence ATGACTACTATAAATCTCCGGGACTATTACCCGTTTTATACCCACGACTGTTTTATTGATGTGCCTGACGAAGTGGCGGAACTGTTCAAAGAATTTGACCGCAAGGAGGCCGCCTATCGTCTGCGTACATATCGCCATAAAGCCTACTACTCTCTTGACCGGAATGACGGCATTGAGCATGAGGCGCTTTTCGTTTCCCTCTCACCCCATGAACTGTATGAGCGCAAGATTTCCATGCAGGAGCTTCATGCCGCCATATCCAGCCTGCCGGACAAACAGGCGAAGCGTGTCTATGCCCATTTCATTCTTGGCATGAGCCAGACAGAGATTGCCAAAGCCGAAGGTGTCAGCAAAATGGCGGTAAGCTATTCCATTGAACGCGCTTTAAAGTCCATGGAAAAATTTTTGAAAAATTCTCTGGATTGA
- a CDS encoding recombinase family protein, with the protein MISKLTDTPEIIDGYVRLSRDDNKRNYSSIENQKKIIQQYAEENNMIIRHIYEDDGISGYSFNRPDFQKMMASLDTINIIVAKDLSRIGRHNAKVLLFLEEMEEMGKRVILIDDNYDSFYSDDDIIGIKTWDNERHVKNTSRKVKRIKRMEQESGTLVSQTPFGYTRHPLNKQMILIDEEAAAILNLEKEIYLDGNGIRKTAEILSERGVPTPSMIDKERHESLGLVYNKQVAYQWSFGMVKDTLFNDYNNGILRTHKRERVTINGKDKKVPKENQYVFPNHHPKIFDDDTMKLLNEVKDSRHHSQYRGQRAHVNLFSGCLYCKDCGWKLTAINRPNRGKYYICGTYNKKGKQFCQHAHLVTEETLMDALVKYLVLCRDSLADIIQNFDLSKLKVETYTPTDSKQRLEAELEKVKEELKVLITQKVKEITANPSMNEIITETYAALQSDKMERISAIEKTLQDLTKEPHIPSTTIKPSLQTALDILNEVLEKKELSRKDIEVLARKIIVDKDGNVDIYLKHGLGNLAAYDFKADKENLKLTMLIESIRLLEKDETGFTSVKFLADSLKEMGYPMHKKKFVTYMEHLLDLGLVEKTGIYHYPYRIVASRQQLRNVEKMFIVVGQTGGMPQMVFEYILKKNGIDPKTDLTIDQSINFGLTAAAFTSNDADYTVEFEPFATGLELEKGGYVVASLGTDSGYVPYTAYSAKKSYMAAHPDVIQKFTNAIQKGMDYVNSHSAEEIAKVIQPQFKETPLENITIIVDRYKSQDTWKDDLVFEKDSFELLQNILEEAGELQNRVPYEDLVTTEFAVKARP; encoded by the coding sequence ATGATCTCAAAATTAACAGATACCCCTGAAATTATAGATGGCTATGTTCGGCTTTCCAGAGACGATAATAAGCGGAACTACTCGTCTATTGAAAACCAGAAAAAGATTATCCAACAATATGCAGAAGAAAATAACATGATAATCCGCCACATCTATGAAGATGACGGAATTTCCGGCTATTCATTCAACCGGCCCGATTTTCAGAAAATGATGGCTAGTCTTGATACCATTAACATCATTGTTGCAAAAGACTTATCCCGTATTGGCAGACACAATGCAAAGGTACTGCTCTTTCTTGAAGAAATGGAGGAAATGGGAAAACGTGTTATCCTGATTGACGATAACTACGATTCTTTTTACTCTGATGATGATATCATCGGTATCAAAACATGGGATAATGAACGTCATGTAAAAAATACAAGCCGTAAGGTAAAGCGAATCAAGCGCATGGAGCAGGAAAGCGGAACGCTTGTCAGCCAGACACCATTTGGCTATACCAGACACCCTCTCAATAAACAGATGATTTTGATTGATGAAGAAGCCGCCGCTATCCTTAATCTGGAAAAGGAAATTTATCTGGACGGCAACGGAATCCGAAAAACGGCGGAAATACTTTCAGAACGTGGTGTCCCCACTCCCAGTATGATAGATAAGGAACGTCATGAATCGTTAGGACTTGTCTATAATAAGCAGGTAGCCTATCAGTGGAGTTTCGGAATGGTAAAGGACACATTATTCAACGACTATAATAATGGCATTCTTAGAACCCACAAGCGGGAACGTGTTACCATAAATGGAAAAGACAAAAAAGTTCCTAAAGAGAATCAGTATGTATTTCCCAATCACCACCCCAAAATCTTTGATGATGATACCATGAAACTGTTAAATGAAGTCAAGGACAGCCGCCATCACAGCCAGTACAGAGGGCAGAGAGCCCATGTAAACCTTTTCTCCGGATGTCTGTACTGTAAAGACTGCGGCTGGAAATTAACGGCGATTAACCGCCCTAACCGTGGGAAATATTATATCTGTGGCACCTACAATAAAAAGGGAAAACAGTTTTGCCAACACGCCCATCTTGTAACAGAAGAAACCCTGATGGACGCTCTTGTAAAATATCTGGTTCTCTGCCGTGACAGTCTGGCAGATATTATCCAGAATTTTGACTTGTCAAAGTTAAAGGTGGAAACCTACACTCCCACTGACAGCAAACAGCGCTTAGAGGCCGAACTTGAAAAAGTCAAGGAAGAACTAAAGGTTCTCATAACGCAAAAGGTAAAGGAGATTACCGCCAATCCTTCCATGAATGAAATTATCACTGAAACCTATGCGGCCCTTCAAAGTGATAAAATGGAGCGCATTTCCGCTATTGAAAAAACATTGCAGGATTTAACAAAGGAGCCGCATATCCCCTCCACCACAATCAAGCCCAGCTTACAGACAGCGCTGGACATTCTGAACGAGGTCCTTGAAAAGAAAGAACTAAGCAGAAAAGATATTGAGGTTCTGGCCCGGAAAATCATAGTGGATAAGGACGGTAACGTAGATATTTACCTGAAACACGGCCTTGGTAATCTGGCCGCCTATGATTTTAAGGCGGACAAAGAAAACCTGAAACTGACTATGCTGATTGAATCTATCCGGCTTCTGGAAAAGGACGAAACGGGCTTCACCTCGGTAAAATTCCTTGCCGACAGCCTGAAAGAGATGGGCTATCCCATGCACAAGAAGAAGTTTGTGACTTACATGGAGCACCTACTTGATTTAGGGCTGGTTGAGAAAACAGGAATCTACCATTATCCCTATAGAATCGTGGCTTCTCGACAGCAACTGCGCAATGTGGAAAAAATGTTCATCGTGGTAGGGCAGACTGGCGGTATGCCTCAGATGGTTTTTGAGTATATCTTAAAGAAAAACGGGATCGATCCGAAGACCGATCTGACCATCGACCAGAGCATCAATTTTGGTCTGACTGCCGCGGCATTTACCAGCAACGACGCGGATTACACCGTTGAATTCGAACCGTTCGCCACCGGTCTGGAGCTGGAAAAAGGCGGCTATGTGGTGGCGTCGCTGGGCACTGACTCCGGTTATGTCCCCTACACCGCCTACAGCGCAAAAAAGAGCTACATGGCTGCTCACCCGGATGTGATCCAGAAGTTTACCAATGCCATCCAGAAAGGCATGGATTATGTGAATTCCCACTCGGCAGAGGAGATCGCCAAGGTCATCCAGCCGCAGTTCAAGGAAACGCCTCTTGAAAACATCACGATCATCGTGGACCGTTATAAGTCCCAGGACACCTGGAAAGATGACCTGGTCTTTGAAAAAGACAGCTTTGAGCTGCTCCAGAATATCCTGGAGGAGGCGGGCGAGCTGCAAAACCGGGTCCCCTACGAAGATCTGGTGACCACAGAATTTGCTGTGAAAGCCCGTCCGTAA
- a CDS encoding cytidylate kinase-like family protein has product MSCVITISRQYGSGGRELGEKLAKKLGIPFYDKELINLIAEKENIEVSLLEAYDEAEPDLDGYTARNIAPTYQMDMARKVFDAYSRTIRNLAKEGPCVVVGRCADAILLDSVRVFVYSDLDSRIHRIRAKEGLSPEQAKKHIEQMDKRRRDYRRFYCHMEWGKMEHYDICLNTGRVGVDGALETLMTYLDQKR; this is encoded by the coding sequence ATGAGTTGTGTGATAACGATCAGCCGCCAGTACGGCAGCGGGGGTCGGGAACTGGGTGAAAAACTGGCGAAGAAGTTGGGAATCCCGTTTTATGACAAGGAACTGATCAACCTGATCGCTGAAAAGGAGAACATTGAGGTATCACTCCTGGAAGCATACGATGAAGCGGAACCGGATCTGGATGGTTACACGGCGCGCAATATTGCGCCGACCTATCAGATGGATATGGCCAGGAAGGTATTTGACGCATACAGCCGGACGATCCGCAATCTGGCGAAGGAAGGCCCCTGTGTCGTGGTGGGCCGGTGTGCAGATGCGATCCTGCTGGATTCCGTAAGGGTTTTTGTCTATTCAGACCTGGATTCGAGGATCCACCGGATCCGGGCGAAGGAAGGTCTGTCGCCGGAGCAGGCGAAGAAGCATATCGAGCAGATGGACAAGCGCCGCCGGGATTACCGCCGGTTCTACTGCCATATGGAGTGGGGCAAGATGGAGCATTATGATATTTGCCTTAATACCGGCAGGGTTGGAGTGGACGGAGCGCTGGAGACACTGATGACCTATCTGGATCAGAAAAGATAA
- a CDS encoding alcohol dehydrogenase, producing MGQETMKAVVYRGTGDLALEERPVPQILLPGDAIVKVTLASICSSDIHIKHGAVPRAVPGTILGHEFVGIVRETGSGVKSVRPGDRVAVNVETFCGECFFCKRGFVNNCTDADGGWALGCRIDGGQAEYVRVPFADNGLTKIPDSVPDEAALFTGDLLSTGYWSAELAEIHPADTVAVLGAGPTGICAMLCARLYGPGCVIAVDVDGERLELVKRLGVADVILNPLDCSVREEVRRLTEGRGADAVLEAAGGKDTFQLAWEIARPNAVVCVVAMYEEPQSLPLPDMYGKNLIFKTGGVDASKCREIMKLIERGKLDTRCMITHRTDLAHIMEAYEVFENKQDHVIKYAVSV from the coding sequence ATGGGACAGGAGACAATGAAAGCAGTCGTATATCGTGGAACGGGGGATCTGGCGCTGGAGGAGCGCCCTGTGCCGCAGATCCTTTTGCCGGGAGACGCCATTGTAAAGGTGACGCTGGCGTCTATCTGCAGCAGTGATATCCATATCAAGCATGGCGCGGTGCCGCGGGCGGTTCCGGGAACAATCCTGGGACATGAGTTTGTGGGGATCGTTAGAGAGACTGGAAGCGGCGTAAAAAGCGTCCGGCCGGGCGACCGGGTTGCAGTCAATGTGGAGACGTTCTGCGGAGAATGTTTTTTCTGCAAACGGGGTTTTGTAAACAACTGTACTGATGCAGACGGGGGCTGGGCGCTGGGCTGCCGGATTGACGGCGGACAGGCGGAATATGTCCGAGTACCGTTTGCGGACAACGGCCTGACGAAGATACCGGATTCGGTGCCGGATGAGGCGGCGCTTTTTACGGGGGATCTTCTTTCTACCGGATACTGGAGCGCAGAGCTGGCAGAGATCCATCCCGCCGATACGGTAGCGGTCCTGGGGGCGGGGCCCACCGGGATCTGTGCAATGCTGTGCGCCAGGCTGTATGGACCGGGATGTGTCATAGCCGTGGATGTGGACGGGGAGCGGCTGGAGCTGGTGAAGCGCCTGGGCGTGGCGGATGTGATCCTCAACCCATTAGACTGCAGTGTCAGAGAAGAGGTGCGCCGGCTGACCGAAGGCCGGGGCGCCGATGCGGTCCTGGAGGCGGCGGGGGGAAAGGATACCTTCCAGCTTGCATGGGAGATTGCCCGCCCGAATGCCGTGGTCTGCGTGGTGGCCATGTATGAGGAGCCTCAGAGCCTGCCGCTGCCGGATATGTACGGCAAGAACCTGATATTCAAGACAGGGGGCGTGGACGCTTCCAAGTGCAGGGAGATCATGAAGCTGATCGAACGCGGGAAGCTGGATACCCGTTGTATGATCACGCACCGGACTGATCTTGCCCATATTATGGAGGCGTATGAGGTGTTTGAAAATAAACAGGACCATGTGATCAAATATGCGGTGTCAGTGTAG
- a CDS encoding YitT family protein: MKTKESIKEFLLITAGTAVVAAAVFFFLIPSHVPVGSISGLAIVLGNFIPMKISVITFVLNMVLLVLGFLFIGREFGAKTVYTSLLLPVFLGVLEILFPDNLSMTGDPFLDTLCYIFLVSVGLAVLFNQNASSGGLDIVAKFLNKYLRMELGKAMSLAGMCVALSAALAYDSKTVVLSILGTYINGLVLDHFIFGFNIKKRVCIISKKEEEIRDFILHNLKSGATIYEAIGAYDNQPRREIITIVDKTEYALLMNYVLKTDRDAFVTVYTVNEIIYRPKR; this comes from the coding sequence ATGAAAACAAAGGAATCCATAAAAGAGTTTTTACTGATCACAGCCGGGACGGCTGTAGTAGCGGCGGCTGTCTTTTTCTTCCTGATCCCGAGCCATGTTCCGGTGGGCAGTATCTCCGGCCTTGCGATCGTGCTGGGGAACTTTATTCCCATGAAGATCTCTGTCATCACCTTTGTGCTGAATATGGTCCTTCTGGTCCTTGGATTTCTTTTTATCGGAAGAGAATTCGGCGCGAAGACCGTTTATACGTCCTTGCTTTTGCCGGTATTCCTCGGTGTGCTGGAGATCCTGTTTCCGGACAACCTTTCCATGACGGGAGACCCGTTTTTGGATACCCTCTGCTATATTTTCCTGGTGAGCGTCGGCCTTGCCGTTCTGTTCAACCAGAATGCATCCTCCGGCGGCCTTGATATCGTGGCAAAGTTCTTAAACAAGTATCTGAGGATGGAGCTGGGGAAGGCCATGTCTTTGGCAGGGATGTGCGTGGCGCTCTCTGCAGCACTGGCTTATGACAGTAAGACGGTGGTGCTGAGTATTCTGGGGACCTATATAAACGGACTGGTCCTGGATCATTTCATCTTCGGGTTTAATATCAAAAAGCGGGTCTGCATCATCTCTAAAAAGGAAGAGGAGATCCGGGATTTTATCCTGCATAACTTAAAGAGCGGCGCGACCATCTATGAGGCCATCGGGGCGTATGACAACCAGCCGCGCCGTGAGATCATCACGATCGTGGACAAGACGGAGTATGCCCTGCTGATGAACTATGTGCTGAAAACGGACCGGGATGCGTTTGTGACGGTGTATACGGTCAATGAGATCATCTACCGCCCCAAACGCTGA